The genomic DNA GACGAAACGGTTCGGTTTGAACGGCCGCTAATATGCTCCATATCTTTGCGCAGTTGTGAAACAGTGCTTGTCGCAGGCCCCAAGAATAAACGTATCACATAACCATCAGATATCCGGTGAATTAGGTTGCTGCTGAAAAGTCGCTAACGGCTTCTGTATGTATAACGCGTTCACAATTGACGTCGAAGACTACTATCACGTACAAGCTTTTGCTCGCGTAATAAGCAAGAGCACGTGGGACACCTATGAATCGAGAGTGGCTAACAACACCCATGCATTACTCGATTTACTCGATGCTCACTCGGTGAAAGCCACCTTCTTTATACTCGGATGGGTGGCAAAACGCCACCCCGAATTGGTTCGCGAAATCGCCACCCGCGGACACGAAATCGCTTCCCATGGAATGAGTCACGTATTAGTGTATACCCAATCCAAGCAGGAATTTCGCGACGAAACACAATGCAGCAAAGCGTTACTGGAAGACCTGTGTCAGCAGCATGTAATCGGATATCGCGCAGCAACCTATTCTATTACCCGCGCCTCGCTTTGGGCCCTCGATATCATTTACGAAGCCGGCTTCAAATACGATTCCAGTATCGTCCCGATCCGGCATGACAACTATGGTATACCGGAAGCTTACCCGTTCCCGAGCCGGCTACGTACCCCGGCAGGTTTCGACATCATTGAGTTTCCGGTTTCTGTATTCACCTATAAGAAATTGAAGGTTCCCGTTGCCGGCGGCGGTTACTTTCGTCTATTCCCTTACGGCTTAACTAAATCCGCCCTGCAGAATATCAATAACGCGGGCCACGAATTTCTGTTCTATCTTCATCCGTGGGAGATTGATCCGGAACAACCCCGTATCAAAACCGCCGGACTACTTTCTCAATTTCGGCACTATATAAATCTGCACAAGACCGAGCCAAGGCTACGCAAGTTGTTAAGCGATTTCTCGTTCACCACTATGCGAAATGTTTTAAGCGACAAAGGCCTTCTCTAAATTTACGCCTGTTACTTTCAAAAGCCCTATTTCATCAAGAGGGAAGATACGACTGGGGCATAGGCAAAATAAACGCCCTTTTTCGTCAAGAGGCACGGCTAGTATAACGATCGGGTGCGGCTCTTTTAGAACGACGTTCATTGAAGTCAAGCAGCCTCCTTCAGAGGATAGCGAGAGGTATGATTACGCTTGAGCTCTTGGGCCTTGTGGAACACCCAGTACGCCTCGAAGTCGCCACTTGAGCGCAGGGAGCGTAATTTCAGGATAGCCTCGGCGTTTTCCAGGATCTGCAGCATCCCGTTGGTGGCTTCCGCGTCATCCCGGAGTTCTCAAAACCGCCGTTGCCAGACTCCCCGCGCTATGTCCAACGGGTGGCGAATTGGTCCCATTCGACGTTTCATCGTTATGTCGAACGTGGCGTTTATCCTTTGCATTGGGCCAATGGGCCCACAGGCGATGTTGAGGCGGGTGAACGAGGTTGAATCCATGCGGCGCAATACGCCAAGGCTATTGCGCCCTACGCGGGCTCAAGCTCTAATACCAGCAGACTTTCGTCCGTGCCGGCATGGAAAAAGGCGATCGGGTCGACACTGTATTCCAATAGCTTCGCGATGAAAAGAAGTAAGAGTCTCCATAACAGCAAGAGGATCGAAGCACCGTGATCATACGTCCAGAAAAACCGGGCGATACCGCCGACATCCGTTACCTCAACGAACAGGCGTTCGACCGCCCGGCAGAGGCCCAGCTTGTCGATACTCTCCGCGCTCGCGGTAGGATCATCCTCTCCCTCGTTGCCGTAAGAAATGACCACGTGGTGGGACACATATTGTTCAGCCCAGTCACCATCGAGACGGAGAGAGCGGCCTTGCCTGTCGCGGGTCTCGCGCCGATGGCGATAGTGCCGACGCTACAGCGACAGGGGATTGGCTCCCTGCTGGTTAAGGCTGGGCTCGACGCGTGCCGAAAAACGGGCTTGGCGGGCGTTGTGGCGTTGGGCCACCCGGACTATTACCCGCGCTTTGGTTTCGTACCCGCGAGCGACTACGGCATCCGGAGTGAATACGCTGTCCCGGAGGGCGTGTTCATGGCGATCGAGCTGCGCGCGGGGGCCTTGCGCGGACATGCCGGGCTCGCGAAGTATGCGCCGGAATTCCAATTGGTGTGAGCGCTCAACGCTGGTGATAAACGGAAAAGCATATCGGGCTTGCAATGCGGGACGGTTTAGGAGAAAGCATGGCCGCGCATGAGGACACACCCCGGGATGTGGTGAGTAAAAAATCAGAGCCGGACCGCAAACCGCAGGCACGTTAGCGATGGGGTTTCCAAAGGGGAGAAGCGCAGCTCTCCCCTTTGGTCAAGGGCGGGTCCATACCCCCGCCCGCGTAGTATATTAATTTTCCCCACCACTCGCCGGCGACAGAGCGATCTCCTCATAAATCGCCTCGCACGCCTGACGGAATTCACCATCATCGACCGCGGCCTTGAGTTCCTCGGGGCGCATCGCACCGTCTGCCCGCAGCGCACTTTTGGCTAGTTCCGGTTGGCCTTGCGAACAGTAGAGCTTCGCTAGATTCAGCCGCGCAATAAAGTATTTGGGATTGATCGCGATCGCGCGTTTCAGCGCCTCCTCGGCCGGGCCAAAGCGACCGGCGCGAAACTCCGCATAGCCAAGGAAATTGTAGGTCTCGGCATCGTTGGGGCGCTCCGCCAGCGCTCGCTTGTAATAGCCAACCGCCCCGTCGTAGTCCTTGGCACGGAAATGGGCGACACCTAACACCCGGTAGCGGTCGGAAGGCGGTAGCTTCAGTAACGGCGTTGACTCCGCGCCGTACAAACGCTGCAGAGTGAGCGGCTGCCAGCTTTCTGTTAGCGTCACCGCGTAGGCATCGATTTGGCCTTCCTTCACAATGAGATCAGATTGAATACGCCGATAGCCTGGCACATCGACCTCCAAGAGATATCGCCCCTGCGGTTTTTCGATGGTGAGCTTACTCGTTTGCGCCTGCTCGACCCCGACGATCTCTCCAGTCTCGGCATTGCGCAGCGTCGCCGTCCAGACTGGAGGCACCTCGAGCTTCTTGAGCGCGGGCAACACGATCACGACCTGGCCAAGCGGCTCCGCCGACAGGCGCGAAAGGGCATTGGCCTGCGGCTGCGCGTTGGCCGAGCGCAAAACGCTATTCTCGCTGGGCACAAGCTCACGGCTCGTATTGAGCGCGCCCCCCAGCCCTTGGGGCAGCTCCGGGCTAGAGGCCGCTACGGCGAGAATCGCGAACACAGAGAAGCCGCGGTTGAAGGCATCGGTTAACGTGCTCGGGCCTTGGATCCAGCAATAACCGATGCCAAGCATGACCAATATAATAAGCGCTACCAGCGCCCCCGCGCCGAACCCCGGCACGAGATGCTCCCGGATCACCTCAGATATCTGCATCACCGTTGCCGTCTTGCCGTTCTTCATCAGATCGCCGAATCCGAGACAGAACGCACCAAACGCCGCCGCGAGATACGTCTGCCACCACGGGACCCAGCCCCTGACCTGAGTGGTACCGTCGCTCATGCTTTCTCCCCTCCAAAGGATAAAGGATAGGAAATTCAACGCAGTTTCGCAAGCGTAGTATCTTTTCGGTGGGGCCCGCAAGCTCTGCGCAGTGGGCCGGCGCGCACTCGACGGTAAACGTTTATCGCTGCTAACATAACTGTGTTATAACGCAGGCGCCGAGGATACGTATCGACAGGCCGCGCTTGGCAGCGGCTATTTGGAAGGCCCGTTATTTGGGTAATGAGAGCATTCCATGAATACCATAAACCCGATCCCGGAAGGCTTTCGCACCCTCACGCCGCATATGATCATCAAGCATGCGACGGCGGCCATGGACTCACCGATGGGTGTGAGCGCTCAACGCTGGTGATAAACGGAAAAGCAGATCAGGCTTGCAATGCGGGATGGTTTAGGACAAGCATGGCCGTGCATGAGAACACGCCCCGGGATACGGGGAGTAAAAAATCAGAGCCGGCCCGCAAACCGCAAGTCGTGATCGTCGGAGCCGGGTTCGGCGGACTGGCCGCGGCAAAGGCTCTAGCGGACGCTCCGCTCGCCGTCACCGTCGTGGACCGTCAGAACTACCATTTGTTTCAGCCGCTGCTCTATCAGGTCGCCACCGCCGCCCTCTCTCCGGGCGATATCGCTTGGCCCATCCGCCGCCTGCTGCGGCGTCAGCCGAACGCGCGGGTCTTGCTGGGCGAAGTGACCGCGGTCGATGCGGCGCGGAAAGTGTTGCACCTGGGCGAGCGATCGCTCCCCTATGATTATCTAGTGTTATCTACAGGAGTCAGGCACGACTATTTCGGCCACGGAGACTGGGAACCGTTTGCCCCCGGGCTCAAGCACCTCGACGATGCCACGGCGATCCGGCGGCGCATCCTTTCCGCCTTCGAGCAGGCTGAGATGGAAACCGATGAGCGCGAGCGGAAACGCCTGCTGACCTTCGTGATCGTCGGCGCGGGACCGACGGGGGTGGAGCTGGCCGGGGCTATCGCGGAGCTGGCGCGCAAGGCGCTCTCGGCTGACTTCCGCCACATCGATCCGCGCAGCGCCCGCATTCTGCTCATCGAGGCCGGCCCGCGCGTGCTGGCGGCCTTCCCCAAGGCCCTCTCGCAGTTCGCCCTCACCTCGCTCGGGCGGCTCGGCGTGGAGGTACTCTTAGGCCAGCCGATGACGGCTTGCGACGCGGGCGGCGTGTCGCTCGGCGACAGCCCCATCCCCGCGGCCACCATCCTGTGGGCGGCGGGAGTCGCGGCCGCGCCGGCGGCGCAGTGGCTGGGCGCCGAACACGATCGGGCCGGCCGTGTCATCGTGAAGTCCGACCTCTCCGTACCGGGCTTACCCAACGTGTTCGTGATCGGCGATGCAGCTCTCGTGCTGGACCCCCAGGGCAGGCCGGTACCCGGGATTGCTCCGGCCGCCAAACAAGCGGGTGTCTATGTCGCGCGGCTGATCGAGGCGCGGATCGCGGGGCAGCCCGCGCCCCCGGCGTTTCGCTATCGTAACCGGGGCAACCTCGCTACAGTCGGGCGCCAATCAGCGGTCATCGACTTCGGCTGGCTGCGCCTTAAAGGGAACCTCGCCTGGTGGATCTGGGGCCTCGCGCACATTTATTTTCTCATCAGCCTGCGCAACCGTCTGCTCGTCGCCCTGCAGTGGCTCTGGTCGTACCTGACCTTCGAGCGCGGCACCCGCCTTATCACCGGATCCGATCGATGACTCCTCCTCCCCCTCGTAAACACAACCGGCCGTGCAGGTCTCGCGGACCACGACTTTTGTAAGCTGCGAAAGGACGGGTTTCAGCCGTTGCCAGATCCAACGGGCCAGGTTCTCACTGGTCGGATTCTCCAGGCCCTCGATGTCGTTAAGACAGTGATGATCCAGCGTCTCGAAAAGCGGCTGGAATTTCTCCCCGACATCGGCGAAATCCATGACCCAACCGCTTTTCGGCTCCGGCGTGCCACGGACATGGATTGCGATGTGGAACGAGTGGCCATGCAGGCGGCGGCACTTGTGGCCTTCGGGAACGTTAGGAAGGAGGTGCGCGGCCTCGATCGAGAATTCCTTGAAGATCTCCATGACACGTCATCCTACCGCTTTTTCGGCCGTCGTTGGAGCAACACCCGCGCATCGCTAGTGGAGTGTCACGGAACACGCCGCATAACACAGCCCGTCATTCCGGCCAAGTCCGCGCAGCGGACGCGAGCCGGAATCCATGCGGACATAGGCCGGCGCTGGATTCCCGCTTCGCGGGAATGACGAATCTGATTTTCGACGCCGATAGTGTTTTATTTGAGTTACAGAACACTACAGACGACCAGCGCACCCCATGTGCCGCTTAAAGTCGTGCGTCTTTTAACCCCTGGCTCGCCTTAAACTGTTCGTACAGTTCAAACGCCCGCAACCACAGCGGTCCCGGTTCAGCGCGGCCCACGGGATGCCCGTCCAAGACGGTCACCGGCAGGATCTCGCGGACCGAGCTCGTCAGCCAAATTTCCTCCGCGCCCATCAGCTCGGCGCGCGGAACCTCTGTTTCCACGCAGCGGATCCCTGCCGCGGGCAATATTTCCACCAGCACATCGCGGGTGATCCCCGGCAGGAGCGCATGGCTCTTGGGCGGTGTGACAATACCGCCCGCGGCGATGAACACGTTGCTGGCCGGCTTCGTCGAGAAGGCGGTTATAGAGCGGCCCCTCGGGGATGGATCTCAGCAAAACCAGCGGCCTTTGCATAAGCTCCTTGCCGCCAAGATTGATCTTCAAGGTCCCGCCTCGTTGCCCGGGGTTAGTAGGTGGGGCGCCACAAATACCAGTTGACTTATCAAGCACTTACGCTGCGGGCCACCTGACCCCATAGTGCTGAGGTGTTATACAGGTATCTGGTGAGACTATACCAGATGTTGGCTAGAGAATATGTTAGTTTATCAAGCACTTAGAGTCATGGGCCACCTGACCCCTTACAGGGAATCTGTGAGTGTATACAGGTATCTGTGTGGACATACAGCTGGTTAACTCTAAGCCTTCCCTCGAATCCAAGCAAGCACTGTATTCGCGACTCCAATCCGGTCGAACTCCATACGCCGAGCCGCGTCGATGCTCGCCCTTGGCAGCGTAAGAAGGCTCTGCTGGGCGCCTTCCCCGCGCCACTCCTTCCTCCGCCAGTTCGCCGGGCATATCATGGCCACACATTCGCCTTATCCCGGCCGTAATCGAACTTCCCCCCTCAAGCTCCACGCTTTTTGATGCAAACAGGCGCCATTCGCTCAGGGCTGCAACCACCGACAGTAGCAATTGATGACATCCCTCACATGACTCCTACCCGGCAACGACACCGCAATAACTTCCCTCGCAACCCCTGGCTGCAATCGAATAGGACCCCTCAAGTCCACTCTAAAATCCGCACGCTTCCAGGTCTTCCCTCGAATCATAGCAAGCACCGCATTCGCGACCGCAATCCGGTCGAACTCTATCAAGTCGAACACGATGGCTTTCCTATGCTCGCCATCATGAGACACGCACGCGACAAGTCCAACCCTTTCACGCTCGCGGCTATCTCATAGCGGGCGGGCGAGGACTGCAGTCGGCGTCTCGCTCGAACAAGTTCGCGCCATCCTCGAACATGCTGCGCGGAGTGCGCTGGCTCCCGCTTAGGTGCGCGTACCGTTTGATCGGAGAGTACCGGTGCCCTTGCGGGAATCATTGACGCAGCACGAAGTCTCGACCACATACGAACGCGGCTGGTCGAAGCTCGGTGAATTGCTTGACGCCGCAGAACAAGACGGGTTTGAGGTATTTGTCACGACCGATAAGAACCTCAGGCATCAGCAGAACCTTGGCGCGCGGCGCATTGCAACTTGTTGTTTTGACCTCGACAAGCTGGCTCCGCATACAGAACGATATAGCGGCTGTGGTTCGCGCGCCATGGTGCTTCTCCAGGAAGCTATGCGGAGGTTCAGATCCTTTGAACGGTTAATTTGAGGGATGCGCGAGGTGCTGTGGCCACGGGTGTATGCACGGAACAAGATCTGACTCCGTAGTTGTGGAGATCATTCCGGGGCCGATCAACGTACGGGTACGGGCCTGACTGCGATCCCCTCTGGGTCTAGTACACACCCCGTCGTAGTCTTCTGTCCCTTTTTGCAACACTCCACGCAGGCGTCTTTCCAGTCATCAATATCGCTGGCCGCCCACACCGATAGGCTGGCTACGAACATTTGCCAGGGCCTGGGCCCCCTTGCCAGAAACAGTTCTTCGCTCGCTACGAACCCTTGGCGGGTGAGGGCGATGCGCTTGCACGCATTCTGACATGATGACTCTTCCGCAACAATCGGCAGAAAGGCACAGCCGAATCTACCGAGAGTAAAAGTCGGGTCTGTTATCGCAGTTTCCAGGGTTGCGACTCCCGGATCAAAACCACTGGCTAGTCGCTCGTCAAGAATGCGTGTCGCAGTGACTCGATGCTCCCGCCCAAAGTCACTAACCGTGACGGTGCCCATCAGCTCGTCGGCAAGAAATACCTTCATCCTAGTTCTGTCCGAGGAGGGATTTGTGATGACGATTTCACCCCTCTCGCCGGTCGGTGCGGCCGTAAAGAAGAAGGTGGCTGGTTGTCTGTCGTCCCGTAGCGAAGGAGTTAGCAAAGGACACTTAAGTTGAACGTCACTTATCGGCACGCGCGGAACCCCTCTGCGCACGGTTTTCTGCCACTGCGTCAATAGTGGTCGCGAGTTCCTCGCGGCGTAACTCCAGCAGAATCCTGGCGTCGAAGAAGCTCTCACGACC from Pseudomonadota bacterium includes the following:
- a CDS encoding DUF3473 domain-containing protein; this encodes MYNAFTIDVEDYYHVQAFARVISKSTWDTYESRVANNTHALLDLLDAHSVKATFFILGWVAKRHPELVREIATRGHEIASHGMSHVLVYTQSKQEFRDETQCSKALLEDLCQQHVIGYRAATYSITRASLWALDIIYEAGFKYDSSIVPIRHDNYGIPEAYPFPSRLRTPAGFDIIEFPVSVFTYKKLKVPVAGGGYFRLFPYGLTKSALQNINNAGHEFLFYLHPWEIDPEQPRIKTAGLLSQFRHYINLHKTEPRLRKLLSDFSFTTMRNVLSDKGLL
- a CDS encoding N-acetyltransferase — encoded protein: MIIRPEKPGDTADIRYLNEQAFDRPAEAQLVDTLRARGRIILSLVAVRNDHVVGHILFSPVTIETERAALPVAGLAPMAIVPTLQRQGIGSLLVKAGLDACRKTGLAGVVALGHPDYYPRFGFVPASDYGIRSEYAVPEGVFMAIELRAGALRGHAGLAKYAPEFQLV
- a CDS encoding tetratricopeptide repeat protein — encoded protein: MSDGTTQVRGWVPWWQTYLAAAFGAFCLGFGDLMKNGKTATVMQISEVIREHLVPGFGAGALVALIILVMLGIGYCWIQGPSTLTDAFNRGFSVFAILAVAASSPELPQGLGGALNTSRELVPSENSVLRSANAQPQANALSRLSAEPLGQVVIVLPALKKLEVPPVWTATLRNAETGEIVGVEQAQTSKLTIEKPQGRYLLEVDVPGYRRIQSDLIVKEGQIDAYAVTLTESWQPLTLQRLYGAESTPLLKLPPSDRYRVLGVAHFRAKDYDGAVGYYKRALAERPNDAETYNFLGYAEFRAGRFGPAEEALKRAIAINPKYFIARLNLAKLYCSQGQPELAKSALRADGAMRPEELKAAVDDGEFRQACEAIYEEIALSPASGGEN
- a CDS encoding NAD(P)/FAD-dependent oxidoreductase encodes the protein MAVHENTPRDTGSKKSEPARKPQVVIVGAGFGGLAAAKALADAPLAVTVVDRQNYHLFQPLLYQVATAALSPGDIAWPIRRLLRRQPNARVLLGEVTAVDAARKVLHLGERSLPYDYLVLSTGVRHDYFGHGDWEPFAPGLKHLDDATAIRRRILSAFEQAEMETDERERKRLLTFVIVGAGPTGVELAGAIAELARKALSADFRHIDPRSARILLIEAGPRVLAAFPKALSQFALTSLGRLGVEVLLGQPMTACDAGGVSLGDSPIPAATILWAAGVAAAPAAQWLGAEHDRAGRVIVKSDLSVPGLPNVFVIGDAALVLDPQGRPVPGIAPAAKQAGVYVARLIEARIAGQPAPPAFRYRNRGNLATVGRQSAVIDFGWLRLKGNLAWWIWGLAHIYFLISLRNRLLVALQWLWSYLTFERGTRLITGSDR
- a CDS encoding aminotransferase class IV, with the translated sequence MFIAAGGIVTPPKSHALLPGITRDVLVEILPAAGIRCVETEVPRAELMGAEEIWLTSSVREILPVTVLDGHPVGRAEPGPLWLRAFELYEQFKASQGLKDARL